Sequence from the Pontibacter pudoricolor genome:
GTTCTATAGTTTACTACTCTACTATTCAAACCAAGCCTTTACTTCCATAGCCTTCTTTACTCCTGGGAGCTCTACTTGCCTACAGTTTCAATTTAGCTTTGGTGCCCTCACGGCCGGGAGGCCCCGTCTTCGGGCATCGCGCTGCTGCTTTCTTGCTACCCTCGTACCTCGGGTTGCCTGACGGCACCGCAACAAAGCAAAGGCGCTCAACCCAAAGACTGCGATCAGCTCGATAGCTAGCTTTTAGTTGCTTAGAGAAACTATAGTTGCATCGCTTTATCGTGGTTGTATTTCCGTTGGGACAGGTAAACCTGTCCTGTGCGTGGTCTGTAACTATAGCTAATTCAGATTTCTCCTTTCGTCGAAATGACAGATTGAAAAGCAGTTGCAGAAAGTCACCCTTTGAAGGGGGCAGGGGGATGATAAACCGCGACTATAGAACTGTGACCACTAATTATAGCAAAGGCCGGAATTCCCCTCTCGGGAGGGGTAGGGGTGGGTTAAAACGCCAATTATAAACTACAGCCTAAACTATAGCAAAGGCCAAAAGCACCTTCACCTGTTATGGGGAAGGCTGGGAAGGGGTAAAACGATAGCCCAAACGATAACCCTACCATACAAAAAGAGCAGGCTGTGAATTAACGCAACCTGCTCTTTTAAATAGATATCTTAAAACATTACTTCCGTTCAGCTTTCATGCCTTTCGGTATAAGGCTGCGGAGGTAATCGTACGTGGCATATTGAGACCTTGTTTCTTCGGTAGAGGTTTTTTCCACGTAGCTGTTATTAACCTGGCGGGCTTTGGTATTGTCGCAGCGTTGCAGGTCTATAATGGTGCGAACCTGGTCTATCAGACCCTGCTGATACAACGGGAAAGCAACCTCTACGCGGCGGTTCAGGTTACGGGTCATCCAGTCGGCAGAGGCGACATAATATTTCTCGTCTCCGTTGTTATGGAAGATATAAACGCGGGCATGTTCCAGGTAACGGTCTACAATGCTTTGCACTGTTATATTTTCGCTAAGGCCCTCTATACCCGGCTGCAGACAGCAGATACCCCGCACCAGCAACTCTATTTTTACGCCTGCCTGGCTGGCCTCATATAGTTTACGGATCATGCGATCATCCTGCAGGGCATTCATTTTAAGGATCATGGAAGCAGGCAAGCCTTTCTTCGCATTCTTTACCTCCTTCTCAATTAACTCTACAAACCGCTCGCGCATGTTAATAGGCGCCATCAGCAAGTGCTTGAATTTTTTATCCGGCTGGCGGTCTATAAAGAAATTGAAGACCTGTTCCACATCTTTTGTCAGGCGGCTGTCGCAGGTAAACAGGGCATGGTCAGCGTAAATTTTAGAGGTGTCTTCGTTATAGTTACCGGTGCTCAGGTAGGCATAGTTTACCATTTTGCCGTTCTCGTTCCGGGTTATCAACCCTAACTTGGAATGTACTTTAAGGTCCGGAACGCCCAGTATAACATTGGCTCCTGCTTTTTGCAGTTTACCCGCCCAGAATATGTTAGACTCTTCATCGAAGCGGGCTTTTAGCTCTACAACAACCGTTACCAGCTTGCCATTTTTAGCAGCCTTGGCCAGGGCCTTGGCAATTTCAGAACCATCGGCAACGCGGTATAGTGTCGCGCTGATGGCTGTAACGGCAGGATCGGTGGCAGCCTCGTTAAACAGCTTCACTATATAATCAAAAGACTGATACGGGTAATGTACAATGTAATCCTGCTTCTGCATGGCTGCCAGTATGCTTGGTTCCTTTTCCAGCAAGGGGTGCACCAGCGTAGGCTGCGGTTCATACTTCAGTTCAGGCAGATCGAAATTCGGGAAGCCGAAAAAGTCGCGGAAGTTATGGTACTTGCTGCCCTCTACCAGTTCTTCGTCTGTTATACCGGTATGCGCCATTATTTCATCAAGCAGGGGCTGTGGTGTTTCAGGGTCGTATAGTAACCGGGCAGGGGTGCCTATTTCACGTTTTTTCAGTCCTTTCTTTATTTTGGTCATCAGGTTAGCCGAGATATCCTCTTCAATATCCAGCTCCGCATCCCTCGATACTTTTACTGCATGTGCATCAAACTTGCTGTATTCCGGGAATAACAAAGGCAGGCAGGTACGGATGGCGTCATCTATAAACATGACATACCTGTTGTTCTTCTGAGTGGGTAGTTTTATAAAGCGGCTGCCATGTTTTTTAGTTGGCACTTCCAGCATAGCGTATTGCTCTGGTCTGGTGGTGCCTTTTTTTGCGCCATTCATCTGCACACCCAGGTAAACGGTCTGGTCTTTCAGGAAAAAGTGCGTTTCGTTATCGTCCATAACCATGGGCAATAGCAGCGGCTGCAGGTTTTCTTTAAAATATGTGGTGACGAATTTCTTTTGTGTGGCAGTAAGGTCGCTCTCTGTCAGCAGGTGTATATTCTCTTTTTTAAGGTCGGCCAGAATGCCTTCACGAAATACCTCGCCGAATTCATCCTGCTGTCGCTTTACCTCTTCCAGTACCTGGGCTAGCGTCTCTGCGGGGTCGGTATCCAGTTTTTCGATTGTTTTACGCTTTAGTTTTACCAGGCGCTTCAGGGTGGCCACGCGTACTTTAAAATACTCATCCAGGTTTGATGAGAAAATGGCCATAAACTTGATGCGCTCCAGTAAAGGCACCTTTTTATCGCGGGCTTCCTGTAATACTCTATAATTAAAAGCAAGCCAGCTAAGCTCCCGGTTAATAAACTTCGGCTCTGTCTGGTGCTTCTTTTTTTTCTCTTTTTCCATTTTAGTAAGGTTTGTGCCGGCAACTATAGTTTGCAGGTTGGTGCAAGTGCAGCAATATGGTGTAGTGTAAAGCGGGCGCTCTACTCGTAATTTTTCGGGAAGTCGAAGAACAGGAACTCAGCGTTGTCGTGGTTAATCTCGTACCAGCTTTCACATTCAAAGGTCAGGGCAACTATACCGGCAGTAGGAATGCTGCCCACTGCTTCCGGCGATAACATGTTCGCAAACTCAGTAAGCGCGTCGTTATGGCCTACCAGCATCAGGCTTTCAGTTTCTAAAGGTGTCTCCTGCGCAACCTCAAGCAACATGTTCTTGTCTGCGCCATAAATTCGTTCGTCAATTACAATGTCATCAGGATCATAGCCAAGCTCCTTGCCTATCAGGGTAGCTGTAGAAATAGCACGCACTGCCGGGCTCGACACGATCAGGTTGGGTAAAACGCCACGCGATGAAAGTTCCCGTCCCATCAGGGGGGCATCGTTACGTCCGCGTTTATTCAGGGGTCTGTCGTGGTCGCTTAGTTCCTCAAATTCCCAGCTCGACTTAGCGTGTCTCAGGATATATAATGTCTTCATGGGATCAATAATCATTCAAACCGATAGCATATTCAAAAGTTACTATGGTTCTGTGTCTTTACTGAAAGTGATGGGAAATAGTTGTGGTAGGGGAGGTTGGGTAATGGATTGTCATCTTGAGAGAAGTTGAAGTATTTTGATTGTTCTATAGTTTCTCGTTTGTCATCCCGAGCAAAGCCTAGGGATCTTATGTGGTCTATAGTTCTCTTTTGTCATTTCGAACAGCGTGAGAAATCTGAGTGCTATAGCTGCAGTTACAACCTAGCCTTTTCTTCTATAGTTTCTTCTAATCCTGGGAGCTCTACTTACCTATCGTTTCAATCTGGCTTTGGTGCCCTCACGGCCGGGAGGCCCCGTCTTCGGGCATCGCGCTGCTGCTTTCTTGCTACCCTCGCTCTGCTCGGTTTGCCTGGCGGCACCGCAACAAAGCAAAGGCGCTCAACCCAAAGACTGTGATCTTTCGATAGCTATAGTTGCTATAGTATGAAAGACTGTTGTTGCATCGCTTTATCGTGGTTGTAATTCCGCAGGGACAGGTAAACCAGTCCGCTCGACAGGCTGTACTATAAGACTATAAAACTATAGCTAAGCTTTAACAATAGCCGCAATTCCCCTCTTGGGAGGGGCAGGGGTGGGTTAAAACGCCAACTATAAAATGATAGCTTCAACTAAAGCAGTAGCCTAATCCTGAAAATCCATTAAATCTCACTTAATCCCGGTTCAGACAATACCTGTCCCTGCCGGCCAGTAGAGTCAGGAGACTCCACACCATTCCAAGTCACGAGCGAGGACGCTCGCGCCAGCAATACGAACTATAGAACTATAACTTTTACAAAACTCCCTCTCCTGTTTTGGGGCTAGGGCCCTCTCCAAAAGGAGAGGGCTTAGATGAGGTGATTTCCGGGAGGGCAGGTAATACCCTAACTATAAAACCACACCCTCAACTATAGCAAAACACAAATCCTGAAATCAATCTAACCCCTGTTCATCTATGGTTCAGACATAAAACAAAAAGAGCCACCGTTTAGGCAGCTCCCTTTAATGTTTCTTTAAAAAGTATTCTTACACATTATTCGGGTAGCGTTCATAATGTATTTCTGCAACACGGCGGTGCAGTTCATCACGAAGGCCTTCGATGTTAATCTTGTTGGTAGCTGAAATGAAAAGTGCCGGTGCATGAATTTTAGCCATATAGGTCGCTTTCAGGTCTTCGATGGAAGGAAGGGTTTCGTGGCCTTCTTCCTGCATTTCCTGCTCGCGCTTCTGTAAGTAAAGATCCACTTTGTTGAATACCAGCAGTACCGGTTTTTCGGCGGCATTAATATCCTTCAGGGTATCGTTTACTACTGCAATATGCTCTTCAAACGACGGATGCGAAACATCTACTACGTGTACCAGTAAGTCTGCTTCCCTGATCTCATCCAGGGTAGATTTAAACGACTCGATAAGTTTGGTAGGCAGCTTACGGATGAACCCAACCGTGTCAGAAAGCAGGAACGGAATGTTTTCGAAAACGACTTTACGCACCGTAGCATCAACGGTAGCAAACAACTTGTTCTCTGCAAACACTTCTGATTTGGAGAGCAGGTTCATGATGGTGGATTTACCAACGTTAGTATACCCTACCAGTGCCACTCTAACCATAGCAGCACGCGATTTACGTTGCTCAAAGTTCTGCTTCTCAAACTTTTTAAGACGCTCTTTCAGCAAGGTTATTTTTTCGCGGACTATACGGCGGTCAGTTTCAATTTCCGTTTCACCGGGACCTTTCATACCGATACCACCTTTTTGTTTGGATAAGTGAGTCCAGAGGTTGGTAAGGCGTGGCAGCAGGTACTGGTACTGGGCCATTTCTACCTGGGCGTGAGCCTGGGCAGTTTTGGCTCGCAGCGCAAAAATATCAAGTATCAGTAAGCTGCGGTCTACAATTTTTATCTGTAGTTCGCGCTCAATGTTACGCACCTGCGACGGGCTAAGGTCATCGTCAAAGATCACCATATCCACGTTGTGCTCCTGTACAAAGGCTTTTATCTCGTCCAGTTTACCACTGCCCACAAAGGTGGCACGGTCTGGTTTTTCGAGCTTCTGTATAAAGCGTTTTATAGTTTGTGCGCCGGCAGTCTCCGTTAAAAAAGCTAACTCATCGAGGTATTCGTTGGTCTGCTCATCTGTCTGGCGGTAGGCTGGTACGGCTACCAGCACGGCAGTTTCCCGGGGCTTGGCGGTTTCGTAAAATTTCTGTTTGGCCATTAATTATTTTTTAAACGTCATGGTATAGGCCGCTACTTCTTCAAGCTCCTGTTCGCTCAGTTGCTCTCCGAAAGCTGGCATTAAGCCACGGCCTTCTGCAATTACCTGCTTCCGGCCGGTAAGGTTAAGCTGGCTTTGTGTAAGGTTGGCAGCTCCGCTTAATCCTTTCGTTCCGTCTTCGCCGTGGCATGTGGCGCACTGTTGTACGAAAATTGTCTGCGCATTGGTTAACGCCGTCTGGTTAAGGGAGGCAACTATATCTGCCGGGGCAGTTTCTGAAGTATTGGGTGTTGTATCTGTTGTGTCGGCAACATGTGTTTCTGGCGTAGGAGCAACCGTGGTATTTTCAGGCGCTTCTTTCTGCATGGCCAGGCTGTCGGTTTCGGCAACGCCATATACATACAAGAATATCAGCAGTGCTAAAACAGCCAGTACTTTATTCTCGCGCTTTAAGCCAACTATACCCATCGGAATAGCGATCAGTACCAACACAACTTTTGTGATCAGCCAGCCCGGTATACCGCTATAGTTAAACAACATCCAGCCGCCGGTTACCAAAATAAGTGTACCCAGAATCATCTCGGCGACTTTAGTCTTATTGCGCAGCCTGGCTAAAGCATCACGTTTGTTTAGCAGTAACAGCCCTGTTTTTATAGTAAACAGCAGTAGAAACAAGATCACTACCAGAACATGGGTGTGTAAGAAGGCGGTGACCGGCATAGTTGGTTTTATTTTAAAGGCAAAAGTTTGAGAAGAGAAGGTGCAATTTAGGGTATTTTTTTCAGATGATAGGCTTAATTTAGGTAACTTGGCGCGTTAAAAGAGTACAAAAGCGGCAACCAAATCAACCTCCTGCTCCTGTAAAGCATTTATGCGCATAGCTATCGTTATCAACACTTCCTGGAACATCTTCAACTTCCGGCTAAGCCTGATAAAGGCATTGCTGGCAGAAGGCCATGAGGTGATAGCTATTGCCCCCCGCGACAACTACTCGCAGCGACTGATAGATGCCGGTTGCAGATTTGTGCCGGTAACCATGGAGAAAGGCACTAATCCTTTTAAAGATATCTGGCTGACCTGGCGCCTGTACCGGGCCTACTCCCGCGTAAAGCCCGACGTGGTGCTGCACTATACTATAAAACCTAATATTTACGGAGCCATAGCGGCGCACTTTGCTCACCTTCCGGCAATTAACAATGTGTCGGGGTTGGGCACGGTGTTTATCAAGAAAGACTACATCTCCAGTATCGCGCTCAAACTATACAAACAGGCATTTCAGTACCCGGCTAAAGTATTTTTTCAGAACCAGGACGACCGCAGGCTTTTCCTGAAGCATAATTTGGTAAGAGCGGGCATAACGGAAGTGTTGCCAGGTTCAGGGATAGATCTGCAGGCGTTTACACCGGTTCTAAAGCCTGACCCTAATGCTCCGTTCACTTTCCTGATGATAGCGCGGGTATTGTATGAAAAAGGGGTAGCCGAGTACATGGAAGCCTGCAGGTTACTGAAAGTAAAGTACCCAACTATAAAATGCCAGTTGCTGGGCCAGGTAGATGAACTCAGCCGGTTCGGGGTAAAGCAAACTGTGCTGGATGCATGGCTGGCTGAAGGTGCAGTAGAATATTTAGGCACAACCGATGATGTGGCAACTATAATTGCGCAGGCCGATTGCGTCGTGCTGCCATCGTACCGCGAAGGCACGCCCCGCACCTTGCTGGAGGCTGCTGCCATGGCAAAACCGTTGATCGCGACCAATGTGCCCGGCTGCCGCGAAGTGGTGCAGCAAAATATAAACGGCTTGTTGTGCCGCATACGTAATGCCCCCGATCTGGCCGAAAAAATGGAGCAGATGCTGCAGATGCCGCCGGAGCAGCTACAGAAAATGGGAGAAGCCAGCCGCCATATTGCCGAAACAAAATTTGATGTGAACTTTGTGATACAACGCTACCTGCACGCTATTGCCGAGGTGGCCAACTCTAAGAAAGTATAAACTATAGTTACTTAAGGTATAGATGGATTTTAAGACGTTTGAGATTGAAGGGTTAGTAGAGTTTCAGCCACGGGTTTTCCGCGACGACCGTGGTTATTTTTTAGAGACGTTCAGTATGAAGTGGTTTGAGCCATTGGGCATACAACCAAACTTTGTACAGGATAACCAGTCGGTATCTAAGAAAGGTGTGCTGCGCGGCTTACATTTCCAGAAGCCACCTTACGCGCAGGGCAAACTGGTTCGTGTTTCCTCAGGTCGTGCGCTGGATGTAGCTGTAGATCTGCGTAAAGATTCGCTTACCTATGGTAAATACATTGCCTGCGTTTTAGATGCCGAAATGCAGAATGTATTTTATATCCCCGAAGGTTTTGCCCACGGCTTTGTAGCGCTGGAGGATAATACTACTTTCCTGTACAAGTGCACCGATTACTACCAGCCATCAGCAGAAGGCGGCTTGCTTTGGAACGACCCGGAACTAGGCATAGACTGGGGAATTGAAAACCCGCTTGTATCGCCGAAGGATGAAGTGCTGCCGTTGTTAAAAAACTTTGAGTCGCCGTTTTAGGACCAGTGATTAAAATGATTTTCCTGATTTAGCAGGATTTTGTCTGAACCGGGGTTAATGGCGATTTATTAGATTGGTATGGCTATGTATTACAGTCTCTGCCGTAAGTTCAGTATTAGCGTAACTTGTTGCTTTGAAAAAGCAAAACTAATGATGGCAGAAACTATAGAACTATAGCCGTTAACTATAGATTATTGGTTTTCAAGAGCTATTTCTGCTAATAACTTAAGCTCTTGCTGTGTGTTTTTACCAACAAGCACAGTCAGCCAACTAGTGGATTGTTGGTGAAAACACTAACAATGGCTCGGTTTGTAAAGATGCAATATTTTGCGTCTTTGCTATGCAACTACAGGTTTAAACTTGACTTTAATCCCGCTATGCAACTATAGCCCGGCGAGTCTGGAGACTCGCACCCACAAAACGTCACCAGTCAGATACCGGCGCCAGATTTTTCGAACGAAACTATAGCTTTTGCTCGCGCAGAAAACCAGTTACAAACTGGCACCAATTTACCCCAGTTACGCTGGCGCTAAACCTGCGGCATAAATCCTGTTAATCCATTAATCCTGAAAATCCTGATTCAGACAAAAAAGAGACGCAACGTATTGCGTCTCTACAAGCTTAATCCTGCAAAATCAGGTTAATCCCCTTAATCACTGGTCTACAACAACTCCACCAACGTCTCCAGTCCCATGCCGCGAGAGCCTTTTATCAAAATATAGCTGTCGGTAACCGGGTTTTGCTGCAGCCATTTCTGTAGTTCCTGCTTGGTCTCGAAATGCTTGAAGTTACTATCTGCTTCGGCAGCAAACTTCATATCTTTTCCGCAAAGCAGAACGGTATCTAAGGGTTGTTCGGCGGCTATAGTTCCCAAGGCGGTGTGCTCGGCTTTACTTTCATTTCCCATCTCAAACATATCCCCAAGTATAACCACTTTGCGAGGGGCGTTCATGCTGCCAAAGTTACGGATAGCAGCTGCCATAGAGGTTGGGTTAGCATTATAGGCATCGAGAATAATGGTGTTGCTTCCTTTTATGATAACCTGCGAGCGGTTATTTACCGGGCTATAGTTGGCAATGGCTTCGTTGGCTTTGGTTAGCGATACGCCGAAGTATTTGCCAATACACGCAGCTGCGGCCATGTTCTCGTAATTGTAAGCGCCTACCAGTTGGGTATGTACTACACTGCCTTCTTCGTCTTTATACACCACGTACGGCGAAACTTCCAGCAGTTCGCTGTGGTAAAAGTCGCCGGTGGCAGGGTAGGTTACT
This genomic interval carries:
- the ppk1 gene encoding polyphosphate kinase 1, producing MEKEKKKKHQTEPKFINRELSWLAFNYRVLQEARDKKVPLLERIKFMAIFSSNLDEYFKVRVATLKRLVKLKRKTIEKLDTDPAETLAQVLEEVKRQQDEFGEVFREGILADLKKENIHLLTESDLTATQKKFVTTYFKENLQPLLLPMVMDDNETHFFLKDQTVYLGVQMNGAKKGTTRPEQYAMLEVPTKKHGSRFIKLPTQKNNRYVMFIDDAIRTCLPLLFPEYSKFDAHAVKVSRDAELDIEEDISANLMTKIKKGLKKREIGTPARLLYDPETPQPLLDEIMAHTGITDEELVEGSKYHNFRDFFGFPNFDLPELKYEPQPTLVHPLLEKEPSILAAMQKQDYIVHYPYQSFDYIVKLFNEAATDPAVTAISATLYRVADGSEIAKALAKAAKNGKLVTVVVELKARFDEESNIFWAGKLQKAGANVILGVPDLKVHSKLGLITRNENGKMVNYAYLSTGNYNEDTSKIYADHALFTCDSRLTKDVEQVFNFFIDRQPDKKFKHLLMAPINMRERFVELIEKEVKNAKKGLPASMILKMNALQDDRMIRKLYEASQAGVKIELLVRGICCLQPGIEGLSENITVQSIVDRYLEHARVYIFHNNGDEKYYVASADWMTRNLNRRVEVAFPLYQQGLIDQVRTIIDLQRCDNTKARQVNNSYVEKTSTEETRSQYATYDYLRSLIPKGMKAERK
- a CDS encoding SixA phosphatase family protein, with translation MKTLYILRHAKSSWEFEELSDHDRPLNKRGRNDAPLMGRELSSRGVLPNLIVSSPAVRAISTATLIGKELGYDPDDIVIDERIYGADKNMLLEVAQETPLETESLMLVGHNDALTEFANMLSPEAVGSIPTAGIVALTFECESWYEINHDNAEFLFFDFPKNYE
- the hflX gene encoding GTPase HflX — translated: MAKQKFYETAKPRETAVLVAVPAYRQTDEQTNEYLDELAFLTETAGAQTIKRFIQKLEKPDRATFVGSGKLDEIKAFVQEHNVDMVIFDDDLSPSQVRNIERELQIKIVDRSLLILDIFALRAKTAQAHAQVEMAQYQYLLPRLTNLWTHLSKQKGGIGMKGPGETEIETDRRIVREKITLLKERLKKFEKQNFEQRKSRAAMVRVALVGYTNVGKSTIMNLLSKSEVFAENKLFATVDATVRKVVFENIPFLLSDTVGFIRKLPTKLIESFKSTLDEIREADLLVHVVDVSHPSFEEHIAVVNDTLKDINAAEKPVLLVFNKVDLYLQKREQEMQEEGHETLPSIEDLKATYMAKIHAPALFISATNKINIEGLRDELHRRVAEIHYERYPNNV
- a CDS encoding SirB2 family protein produces the protein MPVTAFLHTHVLVVILFLLLFTIKTGLLLLNKRDALARLRNKTKVAEMILGTLILVTGGWMLFNYSGIPGWLITKVVLVLIAIPMGIVGLKRENKVLAVLALLIFLYVYGVAETDSLAMQKEAPENTTVAPTPETHVADTTDTTPNTSETAPADIVASLNQTALTNAQTIFVQQCATCHGEDGTKGLSGAANLTQSQLNLTGRKQVIAEGRGLMPAFGEQLSEQELEEVAAYTMTFKK
- a CDS encoding glycosyltransferase family 4 protein encodes the protein MRIAIVINTSWNIFNFRLSLIKALLAEGHEVIAIAPRDNYSQRLIDAGCRFVPVTMEKGTNPFKDIWLTWRLYRAYSRVKPDVVLHYTIKPNIYGAIAAHFAHLPAINNVSGLGTVFIKKDYISSIALKLYKQAFQYPAKVFFQNQDDRRLFLKHNLVRAGITEVLPGSGIDLQAFTPVLKPDPNAPFTFLMIARVLYEKGVAEYMEACRLLKVKYPTIKCQLLGQVDELSRFGVKQTVLDAWLAEGAVEYLGTTDDVATIIAQADCVVLPSYREGTPRTLLEAAAMAKPLIATNVPGCREVVQQNINGLLCRIRNAPDLAEKMEQMLQMPPEQLQKMGEASRHIAETKFDVNFVIQRYLHAIAEVANSKKV
- the rfbC gene encoding dTDP-4-dehydrorhamnose 3,5-epimerase, which codes for MDFKTFEIEGLVEFQPRVFRDDRGYFLETFSMKWFEPLGIQPNFVQDNQSVSKKGVLRGLHFQKPPYAQGKLVRVSSGRALDVAVDLRKDSLTYGKYIACVLDAEMQNVFYIPEGFAHGFVALEDNTTFLYKCTDYYQPSAEGGLLWNDPELGIDWGIENPLVSPKDEVLPLLKNFESPF